A single region of the Phoenix dactylifera cultivar Barhee BC4 unplaced genomic scaffold, palm_55x_up_171113_PBpolish2nd_filt_p 000444F, whole genome shotgun sequence genome encodes:
- the LOC103696109 gene encoding GATA transcription factor 19-like has product MPEVDKRAHPTDGQDVPPASDTAALEKQEIPVGTAAVVDKPAAADLPMSTTAADLPMNHDDGVDAAVPLVSPTSNQLTLLYQGEVYVFESVSPEKVQAVLLLLGGCEMPVLAGMALPFLQDDRHTTMPAKRIASLIRFREKRKERCFDKKIRYNVRKEVALRMKRRKGQFAGKANPEDEASASSSCDPAQNFSYDDNPRETKNCQNCGISEKMTPAMRRGPAGPRSLCNACGLMWANKGTLRSVSTTFKMSTQNPSNPDEKVGHIGSEMKDDKKAVLPSNNRDSIVTSAEMLIVNNWEASTICRKYLYLQDIGDGRISGVQAYMINIFTRVPCLTCSY; this is encoded by the exons ATGCCGGAGGTCGATAAGAGGGCACATCCAACGGACGGCCAGGATGTACCGCCGGCCAGCGACACAGCAGCGCTTGAGAAGCAGGAGATCCCCGTCGGCACGGCCGCCGTGGTCGACAAGCCCGCGGCGGCCGACTTGCCCATGTCGACCACGGCGGCCGACTTGCCCATGAATCACGACGACGGCGTCGATGCGGCGGTGCCTCTGGTGAGCCCCACCTCGAACCAGCTCACGCTCCTCTACCAAGGAGAGGTCTACGTCTTCGAATCCGTCTCACCCGAAAAG GTGCAAGCTGTATTGTTACTATTGGGAGGATGTGAAATGCCTGTTCTAGCTGGCATGGCACTACCCTTTCTGCAGGATGATAGG CACACAACTATGCCAGCAAAGAGGATTGCTTCGCTGATTAGATttagagagaagagaaaggagagaTGTTTTGATAAGAAAATTCGATACAATGTCCGCAAGGAGGTAGCTCTCAG GATGAAGCGCCGGAAGGGGCAGTTTGCTGGGAAGGCCAATCCTGAGGATGAGGCATCAGCCTCTTCAAGTTGTGATCCTGCTCAAAACTTTAGTTATGATGATAATCCTCGAGAAACAAAGAA TTGCCAAAACTGTGGCATTAGTGAGAAAATGACACCAGCAATGCGTCGTGGACCAGCTGGTCCAAGGTCTCTTTGCAATGCTTGTGGATTAATGTGGGCAAACAAG GGTACTCTGAGGAGTGTCTCTACAACCTTCAAAATGAGTACCCAGAATCCTTCCAATCCAGATGAGAAG GTAGGACACATTGGATCAGAAATGAAGGATGACAAGAAGGCAGTTCTTCCATCAAACAATCGTGATTCAATTGTGACCTCCGCTGAGAT GTTGATAGTAAATAATTGGGAGGCTTCCACGATCTGTAGAAAATATCTGTACTTACAGGATATTGGAGATGGCAGAATTTCTGGTGTCCAAGCGTACATGATCAACATCTTCACAAGAGTGCCATGCTTAACCTGTTCGTACTGA